GCAAAGAGAGCTCGATGATGATGCTGCTGTCGGGCAACGTCGACTTGTATATCCATCCCTCGTCCAGAAACGAAGGAAGCTCCTCGATGCTCACAATCCTCTGCCTTGGGTCGCCCCCATTCGCCATCATGCTCTTCGGAGCATCTTGGAGTAGTCGGACGATCTCCTCCTCCGATTTCGTCTCGAGTTGCATGGCCTCTATCTGTTCCTCGGAGTAACCTGCGGCTTGGAGGAATACGCGC
This sequence is a window from Candidatus Thermoplasmatota archaeon. Protein-coding genes within it:
- a CDS encoding site-specific integrase; amino-acid sequence: ESKGLLRDFRVFWMGHVGDIEHKYTLNKRRLPEDLIEQMRGAYESALEYLETTPSERRGDPTLKLLRVFLQAAGYSEEQIEAMQLETKSEEEIVRLLQDAPKSMMANGGDPRQRIVSIEELPSFLDEGWIYKSTLPDSSIIIELSLP